A window from Vigna angularis cultivar LongXiaoDou No.4 chromosome 7, ASM1680809v1, whole genome shotgun sequence encodes these proteins:
- the LOC108337923 gene encoding clathrin heavy chain 2, with protein sequence MAAANAPITMKEALTLPSIGINTQFITFTHVTMESDKYICVRETSPQNSVVIIDMTMPNQPLRRPITADSALMNPNSRILALKAQLQGTTQDHLQIFNIELKAKMKSYQMPEQVVFWKWISPKMLGLVTQTSVYHWSIEGDSEPVKMFERTANLANNQIINYRCDPTEKWLVLIGIAPGSPERPQLVKGNMQLFSVDQQRSQALEAHAASFAQFKVPGNENPSVLISFASKTLNAGQVTSKLHVIELGAQPGRPSFTKKQADLFFPPDFADDFPVSMQISHKYNLIYVITKLGLLFVYDLETATAVYRNRISPDPIFLTSEATSVGGFYAINRRGQVLLATVNEQTIVNFVSGQLNNLELAVSLAKRGNLPGAEKLVVERFHELFAQTKYKEAAELAAESPQGILRTPDTVAKFQSVPVQAGQTPPLLQYFGTLLTRGKLNSFESLELSRLVVNQNKKNLLENWLAEDKLECSEELGDLVKTVDNDLALKIYIKARATPKVVAAFAERREFDKILIYSKQVGYTPDYLFLLQTILRTDPQGAVNFALMMSQMEGGSPVDYNTITDLFLQRNLIREATAFLLDVLKPNLPEHGFLQTKVLEINLVTFPNVADAILANGMFSHYDRPRIAQLCEKAGLYVRALQHYTELPDIKRVIVNTHAIEPQSLVEFFGTLSREWALECMKDLLLANLRGNLQIIVQVAKEYCEQLGVEACIKIFEQFRSYEGLYFFLGSYLSSSEDPDIHFKYIEAAAKTGQIKEVERVTRESNFYDAEKTKNFLMEAKLPDARPLINVCDRFGFVPDLTHYLYTSNMLRYIEGYVQKVNPGNAPLVVGQLLDDECPEDFIKGLILSVRSLLPVEPLVEECEKRNRLRLLTQFLEHLVSEGSQDVHVHNALGKIIIDSNNNPEHFLTTNPYYDSRVVGKYCEKRDPTLAVVAYRRGQCDDELIYVTNKNSLFKLQARYVVERMDGDLWAKVLDPDNDYRRQLIDQVVSTALPESSSPEQVSAAVKAFMTADLPHELIELLEKIVLQNSAFSGNFNLQNLLILTAIKADPSRVMDYVNRLDNFDGPAVGEMAVEAQLYEEAFAIFKKFNLNVQAVNVLLDNIHSIDRAVEFAFRVEEDAVWSQVAKAQLRDGLVSDAIESFIRADDSTQFLDVIRAAEDANVYHDLVKYLLMVRQKAKEPKVDSELIYAYAKIDRLSDIEEFILMPNVANLQTVGDRLYDEALYEAAKIIFAFISNWAKLAITLVKLNQFQGAVDAARKANSSKTWKEVCFACVDAEEFRLAQICGLNIIIQVDDLEEVSEYYQNRGCFNELISLMESGLGLERAHMGIFTELGVLYARYRPEKLMEHIKLFSTRLNIPKLIRACDEQQHWKELTYLYIQYDEFDNAATTIMNHSPEAWDHMQFKDVVVKVANVELYYKAVHFYLEEHPDLINDVLNVLALRVDHARVVDILRKAGHLRLVKPYMVAVQSNNVSAVNEALNEIYVEEEDYDRLRESIDLYDNFDQIGLAQRIEKHELLEMRRVAAYIYKKAGRWKQSIALSKKDNLYKDAMETASQSGERELAEELLVYFIDQGKKECFASCLFVCYDLIRADIVLELAWMHNMVDFAFPYLLQFIREYTGKVDELVKDKIEAQNEVKAKEHEEKEVVAQQNMYAQLLPLALPAPPMPGMGGPVGMGGGFAPPPPMGGLGMPPMPPYGMPPMGSSY encoded by the exons ATGGCGGCCGCGAATGCTCCGATCACCATGAAAGAAGCCCTAACA TTGCCGAGCATTGGCATCAATACGCAATTCATCACGTTCACACACGTGACGATGGAATCGGATAAGTATATATGTGTTCGAGAAACCTCTCCTCAGAATAGCGTGGTCATCATTGACATGACCATGCCAAATCAGCCTTTGAGGAGGCCTATCACTGCAGACTCCGCTCTTATGAATCCTAATTCTAGAATCCTTGCTTTGAAAG CGCAACTGCAAGGTACTACTCAAGATCatctacaaatatttaatattgagCTGAAAGCAAAGATGAAATCATATCAGATGCCTGAACAG GTTGTCTTTTGGAAGTGGATTAGCCCCAAGATGTTGGGTCTTGTAACGCAGACCTCTGTATACCACTGGTCAATTGAAG GTGATTCTGAACCCGTTAAGATGTTTGAGAGAACAGCAAATTTGGCAAACAACCAGATAATTAATTATCGATGTGACCCTACAGAAAAATGGTTGGTCTTGATTGGCATTGCTCCTGGTTCCCCTGAG aGGCCTCAATTGGTTAAGGGAAACATGCAACTTTTCTCTGTGGATCAACAACGCAGTCAGGCTCTTGAAGCTCATGCTGCATCATTTGCCCAATTTAAA GTTCCTGGAAATGAAAACCCTTCTGTTTTGATTTCTTTTGCCTCAAAGACACTTAATGCTGGTCAGGTTACATCCAAGTTGCATGTTATAGAACTGGGTGCTCAGCCAG GGAGGCCGTCATTTACGAAGAAACAAGCAGATCTTTTCTTCCCCCCTGATTTTGCTGATGATTTTCCAGTTTCCATGCAG ATATCTCACAAATACAATTTGATTTATGTGATTACGAAACTTGGGCTACTATTTGTGTATGATTTGGAGACAGCTACAGCTGTGTACAGGAACAGAATCAGTCCTGATCCTATATTTTTGACCTCAGAGGCTACATCTGTGGGAGGCTTTTATGCCATCAACAGGAGAGGCCAGGTCTTATTGGCTACTGTTAATGAACAAACCATTGTGAATTTTGTCAGTGGTCAA TTAAACAATTTGGAGCTAGCAGTTAGTCTTGCCAAAAGAGGAAATCTACCTGGTGCTGAGAAACTG GTAGTGGAACGTTTTCATGAACTGTTTGcccaaacaaaatataaagaagCTGCAGAGCTTGCAGCTGAATCTCCACAAGGAATCCTTCGAACTCCTGACACAGTTGCAAAATTTCAG AGTGTTCCTGTGCAAGCTGGGCAAACTCCTCCACTATTGCAGTACTTTGGCACACTTTTGACCAGGGGAAAGCTGAATTCCTTTGAATCATTAGAATTGTCACGGTTGGTTGTGAACCAGAACAAGAAAAATCTGTTGGAGAACTGGTTGGCAGAGGACAAGCTTGAATGCAGCGAGGAACTAGGAGATCTTGTTAAG ACTGTGGATAATGACCTTgctctaaaaatatatatcaaagcCAGAGCTACACCAAAAGTTGTTGCTGCGTTTGCTGAGAGGAGGGAGTTTGACAAAATTCTGATATACTCTAAACAG GTTGGATACACACCTGACTACCTCTTCCTTCTGCAAACAATTCTTCGGACAGATCCTCAG GGTGCTGTTAATTTTGCATTAATGATGTCTCAAATGGAGGGAGGTAGCCCAGTTGATTACAACACTATAACCGATCTCTTTCTTCAG AGAAATCTGATCCGAGAGGCAACTGCTTTTCTCCTTGATGTTTTAAAACCAAACCTACCAGAGCATGGGTTCCTTCAGACAAAG GTATTGGAGATAAATCTGGTGACTTTCCCTAATGTTGCTGATGCAATATTGGCTAATGGCATGTTCAGCCATTATGACCGTCCTCGTATTGCTCAACTTTGTGAAAAAGCTGGCCTTTACGTGCGAGCTTTGCAA CATTACACAGAGTTGCCAGATATAAAACGTGTGATTGTTAATACACATGCAATTGAACCTCAG TCACTTGTAGAGTTTTTTGGTACACTGTCACGAGAATGGGCATTAGAGTGCATGAAGGACCTACTGCTGGCAAATCTTAGGGGGAACCTTCAGATCATTGTGCAG GTTGCTAAAGAATATTGTGAGCAATTGGGGGTTGAGGCCTGCATAAAAATTTTTGAGCAGTTTAGGTCGTATGAGGGATTGTATTTTTTCCTTGGATCTTACTTGAGCTCCAG CGAGGATCCTGACATTCACTTTAAGTACATTGAGGCAGCTGCAAAGACAGGTCAAATCAAGGAGGTTGAGCGTGTGACAAGAGAATCAAATTTCTATGATGCTgagaaaactaaaaactttCTTATGGAGGCTAAGCTTCCAGATGCTCGGCCTTTGATAAATGTTTGCGATCGTTTTGGATTTGTTCCAGATCTAACTCACTATCTGTACACAAGCAACATGCTTCGCTACATTGAAGGCTATGTTCAAAAG GTAAACCCAGGGAATGCTCCTTTAGTTGTGGGGCAGCTACTGGACGATGAATGCCCAGAAGATTTTATCAAGGGCTTGATTCTTTCTGTTCGTTCGTTACTGCCAGTGGAGCCCCTTGTGGAGGAATGTGAGAAGAG GAATCGGCTTCGTTTGCTCACACAATTCTTGGAACATCTTGTAAGTGAGGGAAGCCAGGATGTACATGTTCACAATGCACTGGGTAAAATTATCATTGATAGCAACAACAACCCGGAACATTTCCTCACGACCAACCCATACTACGATTCTAGAGTTGTGGGCAAGTACTGTGAGAAACGTGATCCCACCTTAGCTGTTGTAGCTTATCGGCGAGGACAATGTGATGATGAACTTATCTATGTCACTAATAAAAATTCTTTGTTCAAACTGCAAGCAAG ATATGTTGTTGAGAGAATGGATGGTGATCTGTGGGCCAAAGTTCTTGATCCTGATAATGACTATAGAAGGCAACTTATTGATCAAGTTGTATCCACTGCTTTGCCAGAAAGCTCAAGCCCTGAGCAAGTTTCTGCAGCTGTTAAGGCTTTCATGACAGCTGATCTGCCTCATGAACTGATTGAACTTCTTGAGAAGATCGTCCTTCAGAATTCTGCATTCAGTGGGAACTTTAATTTGCAGAATCTTCTTATTTTGACAGCGATAAAGGCCGATCCGTCCAGAGTTATGGATTATGTCAATAGGTTGGATAATTTTGATGGACCTGCAGTTGGAGAAATGGCTGTAGAAGCTCAGTTATATGAGGAAGCATTTGCCATTTTTAAGAAGTTCAACTTGAATGTTCAAGCAGTCAATGTGTTGCTTGATAATATTCATAGCATTGATAGAGCTGTGGAGTTTGCTTTCAGAGTTGAAGAAGATGCTGTTTGGAGTCAGGTGGCCAAGGCTCAACTCAGGGATGGGCTAGTAAGTGATGCAATTGAATCATTTATACGAGCAGATGATTCTACACAATTTTTAGATGTTATCCGTGCTGCTGAAGATGCCAATGTCTACCATGACTTGGTGAAATACTTGCTGATGGTAAGGCAGAAAGCAAAAGAACCCAAGGTTGACAGTGAGCTCATTTATGCATATGCAAAGATTGATAGGCTAAGTGACATTGAGGAGTTCATTCTTATGCCAAATGTTGCCAATCTTCAAACTGTTGGTGACCGGTTGTATGATGAAGCATTATATGAGGCTGCAAAAATCATATTTGCTTTTATATCTAACTGGGCCAAGTTGGCCATCACACTGGTCAAGTTAAACCAGTTTCAAGGTGCTGTTGATGCAGCAAGGAAAGCTAACAGCTCAAAGACATGGAAGGAAGTTTGCTTTGCTTGTGTTGATGCAGAGGAGTTTCGTTTGGCCCAGATTTGTGGACTGAACATAATTATTCAG gTGGATGACTTGGAAGAAGTCAGTGAGTATTACCAAAATAGAGGTTGCTTCAATGAGCTAATATCTCTCATGGAGAGTGGTTTAGGGTTAGAAAGGGCTCATATGGGCATCTTTACTGAGCTTGGAGTTCTATATGCTAGATACCGCCCTGAGAAGCTTATGGAGCATATCAAACTATTCTCAACCAGGCTCAATATTCCCAAACTCATACGAGCTTGCGATGAACAACAGCACTGGAAAGAATTGACCTATTTGTATATACAATATGATGAGTTTGATAATGCTGCAACTACCATCATGAACCATTCACCTGAAGCATGGGATCACATGCAATTCAAAGATGTTGTTGTTAAAGTTGCTAATGTGGAATTGTATTATAAGGCTGTCCACTTCTACTTGGAAGAGCATCCAGATCTTATAAATGATGTTCTGAATGTCCTTGCACTTCGTGTGGATCATGCTCGTGTTGTTGACATCTTGCGGAAG GCTGGTCACCTGCGCCTTGTGAAACCATATATGGTTGCGGTTCAAAGCAACAATGTATCTGCTGTTAATGAAGCATTGAATGAGATATATGTTGAGGAGGAGGATTATGATAGACTGCGCGAGTCAATTGATTTGTATGATAACTTTGATCAAATAGGCCTTGCCCAAAGG ATTGAAAAGCATGAGCTTCTTGAGATGAGACGAGTTGCTGCTTATATTTACAAGAAGGCAGGTAGGTGGAAGCAGTCTATTGCTTTGTCAAAGAAGGATAACCTATACAAAGACGCCATGGAGACAGCCTCACAATCTGGAGAACGTGAACTTGCTGAGGAGTTGCTTGTTTATTTCATCGATCAG GGAAAGAAGGAATGTTTTGCCTCATGTCTATTTGTTTGCTATGATTTGATCCGGGCAGACATTGTTCTTGAACTAGCTTGGATGCACAATATGGTGGACTTTGCCTTCCCCTATCTATTGCAG TTTATTCGTGAGTACACAGGCAAAGTCGATGAGCTAGTGAAGGACAAAATTGAAGCACAAAACGAAGTGAAGGCTAAGGAGCATGAAGAAAAGGAAGTAGTTGCACAGCAG AACATGTATGCTCAATTATTGCCCCTTGCTTTGCCGGCACCACCAATGCCTGGAATGGGAGGTCCAGTAGGAATGGGAGGAGGCTTTGCTCCTCCCCCTCCAATGGGTGGACTTGGGATGCCCCCAATGCCTCCATACGGCATGCCACCCATGGGCAGTAGCTACTGA